One Actinospica robiniae DSM 44927 genomic region harbors:
- a CDS encoding ABC transporter permease codes for MSAPTLSPAPAPTGGAGLASAANRLRRLASTPEAGVVLACVVTFIVFALAAKTYSSTANMQVMGRDLAQAGILAIGESFVILTGGIDLSVGGLAGLAGMITGWLAVNNNMPAPLAILVTLLFCAGVGYFHGAMINRLDVPPFIITLVTFTIAKGLATHITAGTPIANLPNLFGDISLYYVGPVPVTTVLFAIVAVVAWFVLERTYMGRQIYALGGNPEAARLAGIPVGRRRTTTYITSSVLAGVAGILIMGRLGVADASVSTTGYELTAIAAAVVGGVSLFGGEGRILGIAAGAILLELIGGGLNSLNVSSYDIIMIQGAVLGVAVIADRVRAKYFGASRR; via the coding sequence GTGAGCGCCCCGACCCTCTCTCCAGCGCCGGCTCCGACCGGCGGCGCCGGCCTCGCGAGCGCCGCGAACCGGCTGCGCCGCCTCGCCTCCACCCCGGAGGCCGGCGTCGTACTGGCCTGCGTGGTCACCTTCATCGTGTTCGCGCTCGCCGCCAAGACCTACTCGAGTACCGCCAACATGCAGGTGATGGGCCGGGACCTGGCCCAGGCCGGCATCCTGGCGATCGGCGAGTCCTTCGTCATCCTGACCGGCGGCATCGACCTGTCCGTCGGCGGACTCGCGGGCCTCGCCGGCATGATCACCGGCTGGCTCGCCGTCAACAACAACATGCCCGCGCCGCTCGCGATCCTGGTCACGCTGCTCTTCTGCGCCGGGGTCGGGTACTTCCACGGCGCCATGATCAACCGGCTCGACGTGCCGCCGTTCATCATCACCCTGGTGACCTTCACCATCGCCAAGGGACTGGCCACGCACATCACCGCCGGCACCCCGATCGCCAACCTGCCGAACCTGTTCGGCGACATCTCGCTCTACTACGTCGGCCCCGTGCCGGTGACCACGGTGCTGTTCGCCATCGTGGCCGTGGTGGCCTGGTTCGTGCTCGAACGCACCTACATGGGCCGGCAGATCTACGCGCTCGGCGGCAACCCCGAGGCCGCCCGGCTCGCCGGCATCCCCGTGGGCCGCCGGCGCACCACCACGTACATCACCAGCTCGGTACTCGCCGGCGTGGCCGGCATCCTGATCATGGGCCGGCTCGGGGTGGCGGACGCATCCGTGTCCACCACCGGCTACGAGCTGACCGCGATCGCCGCGGCCGTCGTCGGCGGCGTGTCCCTGTTCGGCGGCGAGGGCCGGATCCTCGGCATCGCGGCCGGCGCGATCCTGCTCGAGCTGATCGGCGGAGGACTCAACTCCCTCAACGTCAGCAGCTACGACATCATCATGATCCAGGGCGCCGTGCTCGGCGTGGCGGTCATCGCCGACCGCGTCCGGGCCAAGTACTTCGGCGCCAGTCGAAGGTAG
- a CDS encoding sugar ABC transporter ATP-binding protein yields the protein MIVEPTPQKSAPALSRAVIARLRGVHKTYGPVRVLDLPELDLYAGQIVGIVGENGAGKSTLMGTLAGSVRRDGGEIEIDGHPLSPGSTAESARLGVALVSQEFPLVGQLSVAENLLLGTRPAASRRRVLVDRAAQRQAAEAMLTGIGLAPGAIPVGREVRTLPVPTRQLIEIAKGWGRAPRLLILDEPTSSLGPIEVQLVLDLARRAADQGSSVLFIGHRLDEVRAVSDRILVLRNGKLVADLEPAEASEERLIREMVGSEVAHSAPKTFTAANPELLRVQALTAEGLGPVDLTVHEGEILGIAGLMGSGRSRLIHTVAGAQPSTGGAMSLGGAPYAPHRPSDGTDAGIAMIPEDRKQQSLVLFASIKDNVTLAVLRRISRRGILSPRRMRAEAKSITGNVKVRMQSVDQPIGSLSGGNQQRAIFGRAFATEPKLLLLDEPTRGVDIGAKAEIYELIDRAAESGMAVIAASSELEELLWICHRIAVMHRGRVAAVFDRAEATKEKIMTAAATGAAPASPTDSRTNGPQP from the coding sequence ATGATCGTGGAACCGACTCCGCAGAAGTCGGCGCCCGCCCTCAGCCGCGCGGTCATCGCGCGGCTGAGGGGGGTGCACAAGACCTATGGCCCGGTGCGCGTGCTGGACCTGCCCGAGCTCGACCTCTACGCCGGGCAGATCGTCGGGATCGTGGGCGAGAACGGCGCGGGCAAGTCCACCCTCATGGGCACGCTGGCCGGATCGGTCCGCCGCGACGGCGGCGAGATCGAGATCGACGGGCACCCGCTCTCCCCGGGCTCCACCGCGGAGTCGGCACGGCTCGGCGTCGCGCTCGTCTCGCAGGAGTTCCCGCTGGTCGGGCAGCTCTCGGTGGCCGAGAACCTGCTGCTCGGGACCCGGCCCGCCGCCTCCCGGCGGCGGGTGCTGGTCGACCGCGCGGCCCAGCGCCAGGCGGCCGAGGCGATGCTGACCGGGATCGGCCTGGCACCCGGGGCGATCCCGGTCGGGCGCGAGGTGCGCACGCTGCCGGTCCCGACCCGCCAGCTGATCGAGATCGCCAAGGGCTGGGGCCGGGCGCCGCGGCTGCTGATCCTGGACGAGCCGACCTCCTCGCTCGGCCCCATCGAGGTGCAACTCGTCCTTGACCTGGCCCGCCGCGCGGCGGATCAGGGTTCGAGCGTGCTGTTCATCGGCCACCGGCTCGACGAGGTCCGCGCCGTCTCGGACCGGATCCTGGTACTGCGCAACGGAAAGCTCGTGGCAGACCTCGAACCGGCCGAGGCCTCCGAGGAGCGCCTGATCCGCGAGATGGTGGGCTCCGAGGTGGCGCACAGCGCGCCCAAGACCTTCACCGCCGCGAACCCGGAACTCCTGCGGGTCCAGGCCCTGACGGCCGAGGGTCTCGGCCCGGTCGACCTCACGGTGCACGAGGGCGAGATCCTCGGCATCGCCGGCCTGATGGGCTCGGGTCGCAGCAGGCTGATCCACACGGTGGCCGGCGCACAGCCGTCCACCGGCGGCGCGATGAGCCTGGGCGGCGCCCCCTACGCGCCGCACCGGCCGAGCGACGGCACCGACGCGGGCATCGCGATGATCCCGGAGGACCGCAAGCAGCAGTCCCTGGTGCTGTTCGCCTCGATCAAGGACAACGTGACGCTCGCCGTGCTGCGCCGGATCAGCCGCCGCGGCATCCTCTCCCCGCGCCGGATGCGGGCCGAGGCCAAGTCCATCACCGGCAACGTCAAGGTCCGGATGCAGTCGGTGGACCAGCCGATCGGGTCCCTGTCCGGCGGCAACCAGCAGCGGGCGATCTTCGGGCGTGCGTTCGCGACCGAACCCAAGCTGCTGCTGCTCGACGAGCCCACCCGGGGCGTGGACATCGGCGCCAAGGCCGAGATCTACGAGCTGATCGACCGCGCGGCCGAGTCCGGCATGGCGGTGATCGCCGCCTCCTCGGAACTCGAGGAACTGCTGTGGATCTGCCACCGGATCGCGGTGATGCACCGCGGCCGGGTCGCGGCCGTGTTCGACCGCGCCGAGGCCACCAAGGAGAAGATCATGACCGCCGCGGCCACCGGTGCCGCGCCCGCCTCCCCGACCGATTCCCGAACGAACGGACCCCAGCCGTGA
- a CDS encoding substrate-binding domain-containing protein — protein sequence MRITRTKAMAAATAALLAVSASACSKSGGSSSNTSAQSTASVAANCLATPSPLPSSTGDALQGSVTFNDANLTALDNSLACALKGKDLSSANIAMVVNVAADYWKAGQVGFEAACKALNISSSNCNYFAPPDGTLTEQDTELESLRGKGVTGYSISAIDPASAKNAIATDVAGGRFVLAIDSPLPGTDAAGLYLGTPNTEAGYNAGLAMKAALNGTGDVAVLVGSLTAANATERIAGFKQALAGTNIKVTVTENDNLSAATAQSDAESILANNPDVKGLYGVYSYDGPALAQAVSTAKKTDIKIVCDDTDPATLSAVQSGAISATVVQMPYYQGYTGAYILAAMKVLGKTATMNLIQPFLESDGSTLSSGVGVVTQADYSAYTSLESQLGIG from the coding sequence ATGAGGATCACACGCACCAAGGCGATGGCGGCGGCCACCGCCGCGCTGCTCGCCGTCAGCGCTTCGGCCTGTTCGAAGTCGGGCGGGTCAAGCTCGAACACTTCGGCGCAGAGCACTGCGAGCGTCGCGGCCAACTGTCTCGCCACCCCCAGCCCGCTCCCGTCTTCCACCGGTGACGCGCTGCAGGGTTCGGTCACCTTCAACGACGCCAACCTGACCGCGCTGGACAACTCGCTGGCCTGCGCGCTCAAGGGCAAGGACCTGTCCTCGGCGAACATCGCCATGGTGGTCAACGTGGCGGCGGACTACTGGAAGGCCGGCCAGGTCGGCTTCGAGGCCGCTTGCAAGGCGCTGAACATCAGCTCCTCGAACTGCAACTACTTCGCTCCGCCGGACGGCACCCTGACCGAGCAGGACACCGAGCTCGAGTCCCTGCGCGGCAAGGGCGTGACCGGCTACTCGATCTCCGCGATCGACCCGGCCTCGGCGAAGAACGCCATCGCCACCGACGTGGCCGGCGGCCGGTTCGTGCTCGCGATCGACTCGCCGCTGCCCGGCACGGATGCGGCCGGGCTGTACCTCGGCACGCCGAACACCGAGGCCGGCTACAACGCCGGTCTGGCCATGAAGGCGGCCCTGAACGGCACGGGCGATGTGGCCGTGCTGGTCGGCTCGCTCACGGCGGCCAACGCGACCGAGCGCATCGCCGGGTTCAAGCAGGCGCTGGCGGGGACGAACATCAAGGTCACGGTCACCGAGAACGACAACCTCTCGGCCGCCACCGCCCAGTCCGACGCCGAGTCGATCCTGGCCAACAACCCCGACGTCAAGGGCCTGTACGGCGTCTACTCGTACGACGGGCCGGCGCTGGCCCAGGCCGTGAGCACGGCGAAGAAGACCGACATCAAGATCGTGTGCGACGACACCGACCCGGCCACGCTCAGCGCGGTCCAGTCCGGCGCCATCTCCGCGACCGTGGTGCAGATGCCGTACTACCAGGGCTACACCGGGGCGTACATCCTGGCCGCGATGAAGGTCCTGGGCAAGACCGCGACGATGAACCTGATCCAGCCCTTCCTGGAGTCGGACGGTTCCACCCTGAGCTCCGGGGTCGGCGTGGTCACGCAGGCGGACTACTCGGCCTACACCTCGCTCGAGAGCCAGCTGGGAATCGGCTGA
- the araA gene encoding L-arabinose isomerase, which translates to MTQRTDSVLWFLTGSQSLYGEDTLRQVAEQSGRIAGLLDDAGLPAKVEWRPVLKDAESIRRACIEANADERVAGVIAWMHTFSPAKMWIGGLDALDKPMLHLHTQADAPLPWSSIDMDFMNLNQAAHGDREFAHIQTRLNVPRKTVAGHASDPAVIAGVDAWARAALARADLRSLKLARFGDNMRDVAVTEGDKVEAQIRLGASVNTYGVNDLVAVVDAVDDAAIDALTAEYEDVYTVDAALRRGGERHESLRYAARIEAGLRSFLTDGGFGAFTTNFEDLGGLRQLPGLAVQRLMADGYGFGGEGDWKTSLLLRALKTASAGAAGGTSFMEDYTYHLEPGKELILGAHMLEVCPSIAAATPSCEIHPLGIGGREDPVRLVFDAAPGPAVVAGLSDLGDRLRITANVIDVVAPPEPLPALPVARAVWSPRPNWRTSVESWLTAGAPHHTVLTTAIGIDVLTDLARQLGVELLTIDADTTTARFEQEMRWNQAYYRLARGF; encoded by the coding sequence ATGACTCAGCGCACTGACAGCGTCCTGTGGTTCCTGACCGGGAGCCAGTCCCTGTACGGGGAGGACACGCTCCGGCAGGTGGCCGAGCAGTCGGGCCGAATAGCCGGCCTGCTCGACGACGCGGGGCTGCCGGCGAAGGTGGAGTGGCGCCCGGTGCTCAAGGACGCCGAGTCGATCCGCCGGGCCTGCATCGAGGCGAACGCGGACGAGCGGGTCGCCGGCGTGATCGCCTGGATGCACACCTTCTCCCCGGCGAAGATGTGGATCGGTGGCCTGGACGCGCTGGACAAGCCGATGCTGCACCTGCACACGCAGGCCGACGCGCCGCTGCCGTGGTCGAGCATCGACATGGACTTCATGAACCTGAACCAGGCCGCGCACGGCGACCGGGAGTTCGCGCACATCCAGACCCGGCTGAACGTGCCGCGCAAGACGGTGGCCGGGCACGCCTCCGACCCGGCCGTCATCGCCGGAGTGGACGCCTGGGCCCGCGCCGCCCTGGCCCGCGCCGACCTGCGCTCGCTCAAGCTCGCCCGGTTCGGCGACAACATGCGCGACGTCGCGGTGACCGAGGGCGACAAGGTCGAGGCCCAGATCCGGCTCGGCGCGTCGGTCAACACCTACGGCGTCAACGACCTCGTCGCCGTGGTCGACGCGGTGGACGACGCCGCCATCGACGCGCTCACCGCCGAATACGAGGACGTCTACACCGTGGACGCGGCGCTGCGCCGCGGCGGCGAGCGGCACGAGTCGCTGCGCTACGCCGCGCGGATCGAGGCGGGCCTTCGCAGTTTCCTGACGGACGGCGGGTTCGGCGCGTTCACCACGAACTTCGAGGACCTCGGCGGCCTGCGCCAGCTGCCCGGCCTGGCCGTGCAGCGGCTGATGGCCGACGGCTACGGCTTCGGCGGCGAGGGCGACTGGAAGACCTCGCTGCTGCTGCGGGCGCTGAAGACCGCGTCGGCCGGGGCCGCGGGCGGCACCTCCTTCATGGAGGACTACACCTACCACCTCGAGCCCGGCAAGGAGCTGATCCTCGGCGCGCACATGCTCGAGGTCTGCCCCTCGATCGCCGCGGCCACCCCGTCCTGCGAGATCCACCCGCTGGGCATCGGCGGCCGCGAGGACCCGGTGCGCCTGGTCTTCGACGCCGCCCCCGGGCCCGCGGTCGTGGCCGGGCTCTCCGACCTCGGCGACCGGCTGCGGATCACCGCCAACGTCATCGACGTGGTCGCCCCGCCCGAGCCGCTGCCGGCCCTGCCGGTGGCGCGCGCGGTGTGGAGCCCGCGGCCGAACTGGCGCACCTCGGTCGAGTCCTGGCTCACGGCGGGAGCACCGCACCACACGGTGCTGACGACCGCGATCGGCATCGACGTGCTGACCGACCTCGCCCGCCAGCTCGGCGTCGAACTGCTCACCATCGACGCCGACACCACCACCGCCCGGTTCGAGCAGGAGATGCGCTGGAACCAGGCCTACTACCGGCTGGCCCGCGGCTTCTGA
- a CDS encoding L-ribulose-5-phosphate 4-epimerase, with protein sequence MTADQFSAEVRAAIQAARADVCALHAYLPKSGLVSWTSGNVSARVAGADLMVIKPSGLEYEELTPESMVVCDLDGNVVEGAYKPSSDTGSHAYVYRERPDVNGVVHTHSPYATSWAARGEAIPCVLTAIADEFGGDIPVGPFALIGDESIGAGIVETLAGSRSPAVLMRSHGVFTVGKSARAAVKAAVMVEDAARTVHLARLLGPVIPIDEADIKALNDRYTNVYGQPGRVQTAENGDS encoded by the coding sequence ATGACGGCCGATCAGTTCTCCGCCGAGGTGCGCGCTGCGATCCAAGCGGCCCGGGCCGACGTCTGCGCCCTGCACGCCTACCTGCCCAAGTCCGGCCTGGTCTCCTGGACCTCGGGCAACGTCTCGGCCCGGGTGGCCGGCGCGGACCTGATGGTGATCAAGCCGAGCGGCCTCGAGTACGAGGAGCTCACGCCCGAGTCCATGGTCGTGTGCGACCTGGACGGCAACGTCGTCGAGGGCGCGTACAAGCCCTCGAGCGACACCGGCTCGCACGCGTACGTGTACCGCGAGCGGCCGGACGTGAACGGAGTCGTGCACACCCACTCCCCCTACGCCACCTCGTGGGCGGCGCGCGGCGAGGCCATACCGTGCGTGCTCACCGCCATCGCGGACGAGTTCGGCGGCGACATCCCGGTCGGGCCGTTCGCCCTGATCGGCGACGAGTCCATCGGCGCGGGCATCGTCGAGACGCTGGCCGGCAGCCGTTCTCCGGCCGTGCTGATGCGCAGCCACGGCGTGTTCACCGTCGGCAAGAGCGCGCGGGCCGCGGTCAAGGCCGCGGTGATGGTGGAGGACGCCGCGCGCACGGTCCACCTCGCCCGCCTGCTCGGCCCGGTCATCCCGATCGACGAAGCCGACATCAAGGCCCTGAACGACCGCTACACGAACGTCTACGGCCAGCCGGGCCGTGTCCAGACCGCGGAGAACGGTGACTCATGA
- the araB gene encoding ribulokinase: protein MIVNAHTQPVDESIDIADGACVVGVDYGTLSGRALVVRVADGAELGSAVQEYRHGVIERALPASGAALPPDWALQDPDDYRDVLRRAVPAALAAAGVSPEQVIGIGVDFTACTVLPTLADGTPLCELTPYRNRPHAYVKLWKHHAAQPQADRINALAHERGEEWIGRYGGKISSEWEYAKGLQLLEEDAELYRAADRWIEATDWITWQLTGEESRNACTAGYKGILQDGARPSAEYLAALNPDFTDFTAKLEFPVSALGEKAGSLCETAAEWTGLPAGIAVSVGNVDAHVTGPAVQAVEAGQMVAIMGTSTCHIVNGGPSGRDVNANGPADVAGMCGVVDGGIIAGLWGYEAGQSGVGDIFAWFVERYSSPALTAEAAERGISLHELLTEQAAEQEVGAHGLVALDWHSGNRSVLVDHHLSGVIVGLTLGTEPHEIYRALLESTAFGTRVIVEALEAGGVPVTEFIAAGGLIKNSFLMQMYADVLRRPVSLAGSAQAPALGAAIHAAVAAGAYPDAVSAGHAMGSRVAAAYLPDEDRAKAYDALFAEYDELHDYFGRGGNEVLHRLHEIKAGAR from the coding sequence ATGATTGTTAACGCTCACACTCAACCCGTTGATGAAAGTATTGACATCGCGGACGGCGCCTGCGTGGTGGGCGTGGACTACGGCACGCTCTCCGGCCGGGCGCTGGTGGTACGGGTGGCCGACGGCGCTGAGCTGGGCAGCGCTGTGCAGGAGTACCGGCACGGGGTGATCGAGCGCGCCCTGCCGGCCAGCGGCGCGGCGCTGCCGCCGGACTGGGCGCTGCAGGACCCGGACGACTACCGCGACGTGCTGCGCCGCGCGGTTCCGGCCGCCCTCGCCGCCGCCGGTGTGAGCCCTGAGCAGGTCATCGGCATCGGCGTGGACTTCACCGCGTGCACGGTGCTGCCGACCCTGGCCGACGGCACCCCGCTGTGCGAGCTGACGCCCTATCGGAACCGGCCGCACGCCTACGTCAAGCTGTGGAAGCACCACGCCGCCCAGCCGCAGGCCGACCGCATCAACGCCCTGGCGCACGAGCGCGGCGAGGAGTGGATCGGGCGCTACGGCGGCAAGATCTCCTCCGAGTGGGAGTACGCCAAGGGCCTGCAGCTGCTCGAGGAGGACGCGGAGCTCTACCGCGCCGCCGACCGCTGGATCGAGGCCACCGACTGGATCACCTGGCAGCTGACCGGCGAGGAGAGCCGCAACGCCTGCACCGCCGGGTACAAGGGCATCCTGCAGGACGGCGCGCGTCCGAGCGCCGAGTACCTGGCCGCGCTCAACCCCGATTTCACCGACTTCACCGCCAAGCTGGAGTTCCCGGTCTCGGCGCTGGGCGAGAAGGCCGGATCGCTGTGCGAGACCGCGGCCGAGTGGACCGGGCTGCCGGCCGGGATCGCGGTGTCCGTCGGCAACGTGGACGCACACGTCACCGGCCCGGCCGTGCAGGCGGTCGAGGCGGGCCAGATGGTCGCCATCATGGGCACGTCCACCTGCCACATCGTCAACGGCGGCCCCAGCGGCCGAGATGTTAACGCGAACGGTCCGGCCGACGTGGCCGGGATGTGCGGCGTCGTCGACGGCGGCATCATCGCCGGGCTGTGGGGCTACGAGGCCGGACAGTCGGGCGTCGGCGACATATTCGCCTGGTTCGTCGAGCGCTACAGCTCCCCCGCGCTGACCGCCGAAGCCGCCGAGCGCGGGATCAGCCTGCACGAGCTGCTCACCGAGCAGGCCGCCGAGCAGGAGGTGGGCGCGCACGGACTGGTCGCGCTGGACTGGCACAGCGGCAACCGGTCGGTGCTGGTCGACCACCACCTCTCCGGCGTGATCGTCGGGCTGACCCTGGGCACCGAGCCGCACGAGATCTACCGGGCGCTGCTCGAATCCACCGCCTTCGGCACCCGCGTGATCGTCGAGGCGCTGGAGGCCGGCGGAGTGCCGGTGACCGAGTTCATCGCGGCCGGCGGCCTGATCAAGAACAGCTTCCTGATGCAGATGTACGCGGACGTGCTCCGCCGCCCGGTCAGCCTGGCCGGTTCCGCGCAGGCGCCGGCCCTGGGCGCGGCCATCCACGCGGCGGTGGCGGCCGGCGCGTACCCGGACGCGGTCAGCGCCGGTCACGCCATGGGCAGCCGGGTCGCCGCGGCGTACCTGCCGGACGAGGACCGGGCCAAGGCGTACGACGCCCTGTTCGCCGAGTACGACGAGCTGCACGACTACTTCGGCCGCGGCGGCAACGAGGTGCTGCACCGGCTGCACGAGATAAAGGCGGGCGCACGATGA
- a CDS encoding LacI family DNA-binding transcriptional regulator: MQSTGSGRAPVMADVAQAAGVSHQTVSRVLNDHPNVKPATRDRVLTAIRELGYRPNVAARALVTRRTRTLGVVSFNTTLYGPASMLYGIEQAAKDLDYFVAVAALAALDRRSVLDAVDRLRDQAVEGLIVIAPQTSAVNALSQVRSDLPLVAVGCGTHAALSSVAVDNEAGAERATSYLLDLGHRTVHHVAGPRSWLDAQEREVGWRRALAARGAREPEPFIGGDWSSRTGYELGRELAARVHDEEDPITALFCANDHMALGLLRAVQAAGLRVPEDLSLIGFDDIPEAEYFGPPLTTIRQDFDELGRRALATLIELVDLNAGGGPAPRTAPRVTVGPSLVVRASTAPPRPEAA; the protein is encoded by the coding sequence ATGCAGTCCACAGGGAGCGGCCGAGCGCCGGTGATGGCCGATGTCGCCCAGGCGGCCGGGGTCTCGCACCAGACGGTCTCCCGGGTGCTCAACGACCACCCCAACGTCAAGCCGGCCACCCGCGACCGCGTGCTCACTGCCATCAGGGAGCTGGGTTACCGGCCCAACGTGGCGGCCCGCGCGCTGGTCACCCGGCGCACCCGGACCCTGGGCGTGGTCAGCTTCAACACCACGCTCTACGGGCCCGCGTCCATGCTCTACGGGATCGAGCAGGCGGCCAAGGACCTCGACTACTTCGTCGCGGTGGCCGCGCTCGCCGCGCTGGACCGGCGCTCCGTGCTCGACGCCGTGGACCGGCTGCGCGACCAGGCGGTCGAGGGGCTGATCGTGATAGCCCCGCAGACCAGCGCGGTCAACGCGCTCTCCCAGGTGCGCTCGGACCTGCCGCTGGTGGCGGTGGGCTGCGGCACGCACGCGGCGCTGTCCTCGGTCGCGGTGGACAACGAGGCCGGCGCCGAGCGCGCCACCTCCTACCTGCTCGACCTCGGCCACCGCACCGTGCACCACGTGGCCGGGCCGCGCAGCTGGCTGGACGCGCAGGAGCGCGAGGTCGGCTGGCGCCGGGCGCTGGCCGCCCGCGGCGCCCGCGAGCCCGAGCCGTTCATCGGCGGGGACTGGTCCTCGCGCACCGGCTACGAGCTCGGGCGGGAACTCGCCGCCCGGGTGCACGACGAGGAAGACCCGATCACCGCCCTGTTCTGCGCCAACGACCACATGGCCCTCGGCCTGCTGCGCGCCGTGCAGGCGGCGGGGCTGCGGGTGCCCGAGGACCTGAGCCTGATCGGCTTCGACGACATCCCCGAGGCCGAGTACTTCGGCCCGCCGCTGACCACCATCCGACAGGACTTCGACGAGCTCGGCCGGCGGGCGCTGGCCACGCTGATCGAGCTGGTGGACCTCAACGCCGGCGGAGGCCCGGCCCCGCGCACCGCGCCGCGGGTGACCGTGGGCCCGAGCCTGGTGGTGCGCGCCTCCACCGCCCCGCCGCGGCCCGAGGCGGCCTGA
- a CDS encoding PP2C family protein-serine/threonine phosphatase has translation MSEPVAAQPPALPTFLTWTIVLTTVLLGLGVTVGNDLRLVGLLAFLPGIVAGLGTVRQTVFVASWVFGATIASVLYFPDPRRSDSTFMIVLTLLLCFAAVYVCHRRTARDREMMRLRITATAMQREILAPLPQRTAEAVVGGVYEPMHEDKLVGGDVYDVVASPYGTRVLIGDVQGKGLPAIGTAFGIIGAFREAAYREPELGGVVDALESAVVRHNVFAARSGRDERYATALILHLDADRRPGVAAINCGHLPPILLGRTGGPRVVEFPDNGLPLGMSDLARRPRAPSEFELLPGESLLLYTDGLTEARASSGEFYPTERAVRTAEHLTPDQVPEALRDDLRLFSDGGQVDDIAILSLSRAMQAE, from the coding sequence ATGTCCGAACCAGTCGCCGCCCAGCCGCCGGCCCTGCCGACCTTCCTGACCTGGACGATCGTGCTGACCACGGTCCTGCTCGGGCTGGGCGTCACGGTGGGCAACGACCTGCGGCTGGTGGGGCTGCTCGCCTTCCTGCCGGGCATCGTGGCCGGCCTCGGCACGGTGCGCCAGACCGTGTTCGTCGCCTCCTGGGTCTTCGGGGCCACCATCGCCTCCGTACTCTACTTTCCCGATCCGCGGCGCTCCGACTCCACCTTCATGATCGTCCTGACCCTGCTGCTGTGCTTCGCCGCCGTGTACGTCTGCCACCGCCGCACCGCGCGCGACCGGGAGATGATGCGGCTGCGCATCACCGCCACCGCCATGCAGCGGGAGATTCTGGCGCCACTGCCGCAGCGCACCGCGGAGGCCGTGGTCGGCGGCGTGTACGAACCCATGCACGAGGACAAACTGGTCGGCGGCGACGTGTACGACGTGGTCGCCAGCCCGTACGGCACCCGCGTGCTCATCGGCGACGTACAGGGCAAGGGCCTGCCCGCGATCGGCACCGCCTTCGGCATCATCGGCGCCTTCCGCGAAGCGGCCTACCGGGAGCCGGAGCTCGGCGGCGTGGTCGACGCGCTCGAGTCGGCCGTGGTCCGCCACAACGTCTTCGCCGCCCGCTCCGGCCGCGACGAGCGCTACGCCACCGCGCTCATCCTGCACCTCGACGCGGACCGCCGCCCCGGCGTGGCCGCGATCAACTGCGGCCACCTCCCGCCGATCCTGCTCGGCCGGACCGGCGGACCGCGGGTCGTCGAGTTCCCCGACAACGGCCTGCCGCTCGGCATGTCCGACCTGGCCCGGCGCCCGCGGGCGCCGAGCGAGTTCGAACTGCTGCCCGGCGAGTCGCTGCTGCTCTACACCGACGGCCTGACCGAGGCCCGGGCCAGCAGCGGCGAGTTCTACCCCACCGAGCGCGCCGTGCGTACCGCCGAGCACCTGACGCCCGATCAGGTGCCCGAGGCGCTGCGCGACGACCTGAGGCTGTTCTCCGACGGCGGCCAGGTCGACGACATCGCCATCCTGAGCCTGAGCCGCGCGATGCAAGCGGAGTAG